The DNA region GTGAGGATATCCTCTTCCGCGCTGGCAAAGAGTTCCTCGGTGAGGGAGAATAGGGGACATGCAGACTGTTCCCCCGATCGACCCGACCTCGGGACTCGAATTTATCTTCTGGGTTCTGATAGATATCCCTCGCCTCATCTATCTCGAGTGGAGGGCCGGGACGCTATTCTCTCCGGAGAGCCCGGCGGTCTTCTTTGTTGATTTCTATCGCTCTCTCGTTTTCTTCTCCACCATCATTACGCTCCTGTTTCTGTATGGCTGTATCTACTGTTACGTAAAGCTCTGGAAGTTGGAGGCGGAGAAGGTTTATAAGCTCAAGCATCCAGAGAGCCATGCTGCGCTTGAAGTGGCTACTCCTCATGAGGAGATCAAAGTGGGTGGTCTTAAGTGGCAGGTGGTAGAGAAGCATATCAACTCCGCTAACCCTGGAGACTGGCGGCTCGCGGTGCTTGAGGCGGATATACTGCTCGACGACATGGTGCGCGGCTTCGGCTATCCGGGGATAAACCTAGGTGAGAGATTGAAGTCGGCGAGCAAGGCATCCTTCGCGACGCTCGATCAGGCCTGGGAGGCGCACAAGATCAGAAATGCGATTGCGCATGAGGGCGCAGGCTTTGAGCTCGGGGAGAGGGAAGCGCGTCGTGTTATCAATCTCTACCGCGCCGTCTTCGAGGAGTTTAATTACATTTAAATTAACTAAAAGAAAAAGCCCCCAAACGGGGGCTTTTTCTTTACTTGTTGCGGGGGTCGGATTTGAACCGACGACCTCAAGGTTATGCATACCACTACAGTTTTCACTGCGACCCTCGTCTTTGTGGTCTGGACTATACCTTCTTCTCCGGATGAGAAGCTTGTCATCTAGTCTCTACACCTTCCTAAGGCTTTTAAGGGCGTTAGGCTTGGCTCGGTATTACCATGTTGCAACGCAACGAAGGCTTCACCGAATTTGGCAAGTTTCCACATACCATCGCTGATATGCGAGCCCATACTTGAGCCTTGCGAGCTACCGGGCTGCTCCACCCCGCTGAGGCAGAATAGCATATGTTATTTCGTTCGCAACCTGTGCACTATTGAATGGTCGATATGTGTTAATATACCTATATAGCTAAACCGCAAGAAAAATCAAAAGCTCTGGATTTGCGCCGTAAGGGTGTGAGCATAAAGTCGATTGCCAAGTCTCTCAATGTTTCGGTGGGGTCTGTAAGTCTATGGTGCCAGTCCATAAAACTTACGGGCATCCAGAGAGAAAAATTATACAAATCTCAGGTTGCGGCCGGGCATAGGGGGAGAATGTTGGGTGCAGAGGTAAACCGCCAGAAAAGACTTAAGGCTATCAGTGAGTCTGATGTGCGGGGAAAGGAAGAAATCGGTAGACTCTCGAAGAGAGATAAGCATTTGCTCGGTATCGGTCTTTATTGGGGCGAAGGAGCTAAATCACGAACTGATCCAGCTACCATCAGTAATTCCGATCCAACCCTTGTGCTTTTTGCCATGCGCTGGATGCGTGAGTGTCTCGACGTCGGTATAGAAGAATTCAGACCCTACATATACATCTCGCATATCCATAGACATAGAGAGAAAAGAATCCTAAGTTTTTGGTCTGAACTCCTGGGGATTGATATAGAAGTGTTCCATGCAGTATTTCTCAAGGGGAGGCCTAAGAGGTTTTATGAAAACCACGATTCATATTATGGCGTATGTGCTCTGCGCGTTAGAAGGGGGACAAGGCTTAAGTATCGGATTCTAGGTCTTATTGGAGCATGTAAAGACGCGATGGAGTAACTCGCTCTTAAGGTAGTGGACCTGCAACTGAAATCATTATGGGCTCAAGAACACTAGCTTTCCGGGAGTTGTATGGTTAAATGTGTTTACTCTCATGAAGCACTGCGCATAAGCCCTTATCAGCTTAACTCGAGGCGGAATACGCCTCGCTACGTGCATGCCCATACTCCTCGCCGCCAAAGAATTAGTAGTAGAACTGCAGCATAAGACCCTGTTTAAAGAGCTGTCGGTTTCGATCGCTCGTGGGGATCGCATTGGTCTCGTGGGTAAGAATGGAGAAGGTAAATCGACACTCCTCAAGATACTCGCCGGAGAACTAGAGCCGACTTCTGGTCGCGTTGTCTCTTCGGCTCGCGTTCATTATCTTCCTCAGCTCGATCTCACTCTCTTTGAGCGCGCTGATACTGTGGCGGATCTTGTTGCAAGTCGGAACGCCGAATTATCTTTAGTGCAAGCGGCGCTCCGCAGGCTCTTCTATCTGAGCATATCTCCGGAAAGGGAAGTAAGAACTCTCTCTGGCGGTGAGCTCGCCAAGCTTCTCATCGCAATAGGCGATGCTGATAATCCGGACTTGCTGCTTCTGGATGAGCCGACTAATCACCTCGATGTGGAGGGTCTTGAAGTGCTTAAGCGGTACCTCCTCAAGTTCCAAGGAGCGTTTGTTGTGGTTTCGCATGATCCGTTTTTCCTCGACCACGCCATCGCCTCTCTCTGGGAGATTGAAGATGGATGCTTGACCCGCTATGGAGGGAACTACTCCTACTATCAGGAGCAGAGGCGGCTTGCAGATGAAGCTCGTGGGCGTGACCTTGAGGCTGCGACTAAAAGCTTGAATAAGGCGCGCCGCGCTATCGAGGTGCGGGAGACTCGCGTCGCTCGAGCAACACGCGCAAGTAGAAGAGCGAAAAGCGAGCCGAGTCGGGATAAATTCGCTGAAGGGTTTTTCCAAGGAAAAGCGGAAGAGGGTGCGGGTCGACTGAAAAAGCGTCAGGAAAAAGCACTTGCAGAGAAGCAGGAGAAAATCTCCAATCTCACAAAAAAGAAGGTTAGGAAGGTGCACCTCGATCTTGAGACGGAATCTGACCTGTCAAAACGCATGCTGGTGAACGTTTCCGGTGGGGTATTGAGCGTTGCTGATACACCACTCCTTCAGGACATATCTCTGCGTATTGAGTTCGGCGATCGCGTCGTGTTCACGGGGGGAAACGGGGTGGGTAAAAGCTCTCTGGCGAAGACGCTCGCTCTTATTCCAGGCCCCGCTTCTTTATTGGGGACTCTTCGGAGAGGGGAGCGCTTCCAAGCTGTCTACATGGATCAGAAGTATCAATCTGTGAGACCGAAGCTATCGGTCCTCCAGAACATCCTGGAAGAGAATTCAGCCTGGACGGAAGAGGACGCTCGTAATCATCTCGGCAGGTTTCTCTTCCGAGAAGAAGCAGTGATGAAGAAGGCAGAGGTTTTGAGCGGGGGCGAGACGGCTCGCCTTGCGCTCGCGCTTGTTACCTCCCGCCCCCTTGATCTCCTGGTGCTTGATGAGCCGACTAATAATCTCGATATCGAAACGCTTGAGATCATTGCCGCGGCTCTCCAGGATTTTCGAGGGGCTCTGATCGTGATTTCGCACAACGTACGCTTCCTGGCGCAGCTTGGCATTGGTCGTGCTTATAAGCTCGCGGATGGACGGCTAAGACTCATGAAGCACCTGCCGCAAGAGGAGGAGGAGTTTTACGCCGAATTGGCGGGGGAGGTGCGGTAAGAGAGAATTTGTAGCTCTGGGCTTTTGTTTTCAGCTTCTTTTTGCTAGTTTAAGGACGCCGCCGGTGTAGTTCAACGGTTAGAACGAGGGACTCATAAGCCCTAAACAGTGGTTCGACTCCACTCTCCGGCACTCGTTGAAAAAAAGACCTGTTTAGGGTAAGTTAATTGGCGTTGCGGTCGTAGCTCAACTGGTTAGAGCACTCGCCTGTAGACGTGCAGCTTTCTGTCGAAATGGCAGATTGAAACTCTCTGGGATAACGGTGAAGGCTAAGTCTTGGTTAGCAAGATATGCGAATACCGTGGGAACCCCACACTGGGTGGGGGCGCCGTAGAGACTAGATACCGGAGCACCTAAACGTGAAAACGCACGGTGAAGATATAGTCCATGCCATTATGAAAATAGTGGGTTAGTGCACGCGAGAGGTTGCCGGTTCAAGTCCGGTCGACCGCGCATCAAGAAAAAAGAGTCTGGGCATTCCAGACTCTTTTTTCTGTAAAAGAAAAGCCGACCGCGGGATGCGCGGTCGGCAGCTGAGCTCGGCTATCGAATAGAGTTCTTGATCTCGTCTGCGATCTTCTGGAGTGCGGCGAGATTGAGGTCCTTGACCTTCTCGTGAGCATAGAACCGCTTGAGGCGGCTCGTTTCTGAGAGGGGGATGGTGACCCCCTTCTCGGTTACGTGTGCCTCGAGCTTAAAGTTCTTCTCGGAAGATTCCAGCGTGAAGGTCACGCCGTTTTCACCCTCAAGTTTGCACTTGCCCTCGGTGGGGTCTAGAAGCTTTCCTGTGAGGAGGGTTGAAATTCCGTCAGAATTGTATTTCCTTTGGAATTCCTTGAGGGAATTTCCAACACTCGCAGCTGAGCCGTCCCACGAATAGCCGCGCTTCGGAGAACCTGAGTCCTCTTTCGGCGCGAGATCCTCTGGCCTGGCTATCGTGGTTGTTGCCGGTGATTCGGCGATCTTGTCCGCCACGTTCTTCACTGGCTTTTTCTGAGCCGGAGGAGTGGGAGGAAGCGATGCCGCTGGAAGGTCGCGCGTCGAAGGCGAGGTTTCAAGTTCCAGCTCTTCATCGTCGTTCTCACCGAAGGCGAGAGATAGTACGAGGAAGGTCAGGATAGCGACGATGACGGCGATGCACATCCATATCGCAGCATGTGCCGAACCCCCAGGCCAGGGACTTAGAAAGTACCCCACGGCTCCGATCAGGAATCCGAAGAGTAGAAAGAGCACATAGATCATTACGTTGTCCTTGGGGACGTTGTTGAACCTGCTATAATTATATCACTTTTATACATAAAGTCAAATATTGGATACTACGAAAAAGACCCTTCTCTAGCCATTACAGGCATATTTTGCTATTCTCACGACGTTCAGAAGCAGTGCCGAGATAGCTCAGTCGGTAGAGCACATCCATGGTAAGGATGAGGTCCCCGGTTCGATCCCGGGTCTCGGCTCAGAAAGTTAAGCACTGGTGTTTGGTTGACGAACGGCTGGGGAGAGGAATAGGATAAAAAAGGAGAGAAGTCCGGTCTGAATAATCAGCCTGATGCTCTTTACTATCGTACTCCGCACTATGCACCTCAAAGGGGGCTCGTTATGGGAGACTTGTTAGAAGGTAGGATTCCTGAAGTCGGCACAGGTGGTCTGGTCAAGGTGCCGAATCTCAAGGGTCTCGTCGACGTGAGGCGTCCAGCGGCCAGGCCGCCCAAGCCCGCCAATGAGGAGCAAGCCCGTCTTGCTCATCGCTGGTGGAAGAATCAAGAAGCTCTGCCTGAAGAAAAAAGGGCCAAGGGCGTGACCAAGGTCGAGATCGATGACGCCATCGATCTGCTTGAGTCGGACTACCCGAAACTTGCTCCGCCGCAAGTGCTTCCGGTGGCTACGTCGCCGCGTCTCCCTGAGAAGAGGCGGCCTCGCTCGAAACGAAAGAAGTAAGCCTTCTTCCGCTTCGTGTTGAAAGAGCAATAATAATTTGTATCCTTACGACCCCTGCGTACTCTAACGCGGGGGCCGTCTCATTTTTCATTTGACTCTTGGGTGGGGCTTGCTAGCCTTATAGACAGAGGGTTCCAGGGTGCCGTTCTGGTATCCGCTCTTCCTTGGGAGAAGGCTATGGACGCTATCAGCGCTGCCTCCCGATGGGGGCAAAAAGCATTTCCTGGGGTTGTCCTAGGAGTGGAGTTCCCGCGCAAACTGACTCAGCAAGTCGCGCAGTCTCACGAGGTGATCGTGACTGCAGCTGAGACGTTGAGGCGGCTCGATCGAGGGTTCCTCGTTGGTTCGATGGAGATCCGACGGGGATTCCATCTCGATACGAAGGTATGAGGGGCGCCGCGGACTGGATTCCGCGGCGCCATTATGATTCTCGGTGGCAAGAAAGATCTTTTTGTAATATCATCCGCACGTAAGTTTAGTAAGCCGAGGTAGCTCAGTTGGTAGAGCGGCGGTATCGTAAACCGCAGGTCGCCGGTTCAATCCCGGCCCTCGGCTCCAATATAAGGATTTTCCGGTTTGGTATACTGACCGAATGTCAGTCGAAGAGAAGAAGGCCCGCATAGAAGAACTCGAAGCCGCCATGCAGGGGGCGGATTTCTGGGCGGACAAGAATAAGGCGCAGGCTGCCATCAAGGAGCTGCAGACCCTCAAGGCGGAGGCTGAAGGCGGCAGTGCATATGATAAAGGCGGAGCAGTGATGACTATATTTGCGGGTGCAGGCGGGGATGATGCGGAGGACTTCGCCCGCATGCTTCTTGCCATGTATCAGGCCTACATTGAGAAGCGTGGCTGGGGCGTGCGCACGCTCTCCTCGAGCGAGAACGATCACGGCGGCTACCGCAGTATCACCATCGAGATCGACGGCAAGAATATCTACGGCACGCTCAAGAACGAATCCGGTGTGCATCGCTTAGTGCGCCTTTCTCCGTTCGGCGCTAAAGCTCTCCGCCAGACTTCTTTCGCTATGGTTGAGGTGATCCCGCAGTTTGATAAGGCGGATAAGGAAGCGCTCAAGGAGGATGAGATCACCATCGACTTCACCCGCTCGGGTGGCCCTGGGGGACAGAACGTGAACAAGAGGGAAACGGCGGTGCGTATCGTGCATCTCCCTACTAAACTAGCGGTGCACGTGGATTCGGAGCGCTCTCAGGCGCAGAACAAGGAGAAGGGCTTGGTACTTCTCTCCGCCAAGCTCTACAAACTACGTGAGGAAGAACGCAAGAGCGCGGAATCCGGCCTCTACGTGAGCAAGACCACGCAGGCGGAGTGGGGGAATCAGATCCGCTCCTACGTTCTCCACCCCTACAAACTGGTAAAAGACCATCGTACAGGCGTAGAAGCGCATGACGCGGAGAAAATTCTCGATGGAGACCTTGACGCATTCCTCGATGCAGAACACAATCTATAGATTGCATGATTTACTTTGAAGGAGTCTCAAAGGAATATCCGACGAGCGGCCGGGTGGTCGACAACGTCACGCTCTCCATCGAGCCTAAAGAGTTCGTTTCTATAGTCGGGCAGTCGGGCGCGGGTAAGACTACGCTCCTCAAGATGCTCCTTGCGGAGGTGAAGCCTTCCGAAGGATCCGTCTTCTTTGAGTCCACCGACATCCATACGCTCCGAAGGAGCGAGATCAACAATCTCCGCCGCCGCATCGGCACGGTCTTCCAGGATTTTAGGCTTCTGCCGAACCTGACTGCTTACGAGAACATCGCTTTCGCCATGGAGGCAGCGGGCCGCACGGACGAGGAGATCGCTACCGACGTCCCGCACGTGCTCGACCTGGTGGACCTCGGCAACAAGATGTGGAATTTCCCGCATGAGCTCTCTGGCGGGGAGAAGCAGAGGGTGGCGATCGCGCGTGCTATCATCAATCAGCCGGATGTCATCATCGCGGATGAGCCCACGGGGAACCTCGACCCGGTGAACACGCACGACGTAGTGCAGATCCTCAAGAAGATTAATGACCTTGGTACCACTGTCATTCTGACCACCCACAACAAGGGGGTGATCGATTCGCTAGGGAAGCGAGTCATCGTCCTTGATAACGGTAAGCTGGTGCGGGACGACAAGCACGGCAAGTACACGATGTAGCTTTTTGAACTGATTCCGCTATGTTTTTCACCAAACTAAAACGCGTTTCTCGGGCAGGTTTCGTCAATTTCTGGCGCAATAGCTATGTCTCCGTAGCTTCGGTCCTGGTGATGACCATCACTCTTTTTGTCATCGGCCTCTTACTCTTCGTCGGCGTGGTCCTGAATGCGTCCTTGGCTGAGCTCAAGGACAAGGTGGATATCAACGTCTACTTCCTGCGTTCTGCCGCAGAGACGGACATCCTGGCGGTGAAGAGCGGGGTAGAGGCCTTGCCTGAGGTGGAGAAGACCGAATACATCTCCCGCGAGCAGGCATTGGCAGAATTCCGTGAGCGCCACAAGGATGACCAGCTGACCATTCAGGCACTTGATGAATTGGGCGAGAACCCTCTTGGGGCAGTGATCAACATCAAGGCGAGGGAGGTTTCCCAGTACGAGGGTATCGCCAAGTTCCTGGAGAGCAAGAATGCACTCTCTCCTGGAGGAACCCAGATAGTAGATAGGATCAACTACGCTCAGAACAAGCTGGCCATCGAGCGCCTGACTCGTATCATCGATGCTGCTCGTACCCTCGGGCTCACAGTGATCATCATCTTCGGCCTCATTTCCATACTCATCACCTTCAATACCATTAGGCTCATCGTGTTCATGTCCCGGGAAGAGATCTCGGTCATGCGCCTGGTGGGAGCCTCCTCCATGTATATCCGCGGTCCTTTCGTGGTGGAGGGCTTCATGTACGGCGTCATCTCCGGTATCGTCACTCTGCTCATCTTCTGGCCGCTCACGAGCTGGTTGGGGCCCGTCACTGAGAACTTCTTCAGTGGAGTGAATGTGGCTTCCTACTACTGGCACAACTTCTTCCAGATCCTGCTCATAATCATGGGTTCGGGCATCGGCTTAGGGGTGGTGTCAAGCTATCTCGCGGTCCGTCGGTACCTTAAAATATAGGTACGCATGCGGAAGAAGCATCATAAGTATATTTTCGTAATCGGTGGCGTCATGTCCGGAGTGGGCAAGGGTATCGCCACCTCTTCCATCGGCAAGATTCTCCAGGCAAAGGGCTTCAATGTGAATCCCATCAAAGTCGACCCGTATTTAAACGTCGACGCAGGCACCATGAACCCCACCGAGCACGGTGAGGTTTTTGTTTTGAAGAGCGGGCTTGAGACCGACCAGGACATGGGTAACTACGAGCGCTTCATGGGTCTCTCGCTTCGCGAGGAGGACTACATCACGAGCGGTATGGTCTATCGCGCAGTGATTGAGCGGGAGCGGAACTTAGGCTATCGCGGCAAGTGCGTGGAGGCGATACCCCACATCACCGACGAGATCACTCGTCGTATCGAGAAGGCTGCGGACATGAATGGCTCTAACGTGTCCCTCATCGAAGTGGGTGGTACGGTGGGTGACTATCAGAACGCGCTCTTCATGGAAGCGGCGCGTGTCTTAAAGGTACGCAATCCCGACGATGTGCTCTTTGTCCTGGTGAGCTATCTCCCTATCCCCAACAAGGTGGGGGAGATGAAAACCAAGCCCACCCAGAACGCGGTGCGCATGCTCAACTCCTACGGCATCCAGCCGGACTTCATCGTCGCGCGTAGCGAAGTGGCGCTCGACAAGAAGCGAAAGGAGAAGATCGCCATCTGGTGCAACGTGCCGGTAGACCGCATCGTCTCGGCTCCCGATGTCGAGAGTATCTATGATGTCCCGCTCAACTTTGAGCGCGACAATCTGGGCGATACCATCCTCAAGGCGCTCAAGATCAAGAAATCCGGTCGTAAGCAGAGCGACCTCGTAGAGTGGCAGAAGTTTGTTACCAAGATCAAGACGGTGGAGAGCGAGGTGAAGATAGCTATTGTGGGCAAATACTTCGACACGGGTGATTTCGTTCTCTCGGATGCCTATCTCTCGGTGATCGAGGCCATCAAATTCTCTGCTTGGCACTTGGGCAAGAAGCCTGTTATTACCTGGCTCAATGCCAAGGATTTTGAGAAAGGGAAGGATCTCTCTGTGCTCAAGGAGTATGACGGTGTCATCGTGCCGGGCGGTTTCGGCGAAACGGGCATTGAAGGGAAGCTAAACGCCATCCGCTACGTGCGTGAGAACAAGATTCCGTTCTTTGGGCTCTGCTACGGCATGCAGCTCGCGGTGGTAGAGACTGCCCGCAATATCCTCGGCCTCAAGGATGCGCACACGGTGGAGATAAATCCCAAGACCAAGCATCCGGTCATCGACGTGATGCCGGATCAGAAGCAGAAGATTGCGGACAAGAACTATGGCGGCACCATGCGCCTCGGCTCATATCTCGCGGTTCTCAAGAAGGGCACCATCGCGCACGAAGCCTATGGCAAGGAATTGGTGGAGGAGCGGCATCGCCATCGCTATGAAGTGAACCCTGCCTACGTTGAAAAAATCGCTTCTTCTGGTATGGTGTTCTCCGGTGTCTCGCCCGACGGAAGACTGATGGAAATCGCGGAATTGCCGCGCGAGATCCACCCCTTCTTCCTTGGTACGCAGGCGCATCCCGAGCTCCAGGCGCAGCCCTTGAATCCTCACCCACTCTTCACTGAGTTCATCAAGGCATCGATTGCGCACGGGAAGGGGAAAACTGGGAGCAAGACAGCCAAGGAGAGTGTTAAGGTGGACGTAGTGCAGAAAGAGAAGGTCTACATCTAAATATTGGGAGATCGTCTAATGGTAGGACAACGGACTCTGAATCCGTTAATCTTGGTTCGAGTCCAAGTCTCCCAGCCAAGGCAGAAGAAGGGAACATGAAGATAGTTTCTCTAAATACATGGGCAGGAGTGGTAATCGATCCTCTCTTGGATTTCTTTCAGAAATACAGAGAGATAGATATCTTCTGTTTACAGGAAATATATAGC from Candidatus Parcubacteria bacterium includes:
- a CDS encoding ATP-binding cassette domain-containing protein, with protein sequence MPILLAAKELVVELQHKTLFKELSVSIARGDRIGLVGKNGEGKSTLLKILAGELEPTSGRVVSSARVHYLPQLDLTLFERADTVADLVASRNAELSLVQAALRRLFYLSISPEREVRTLSGGELAKLLIAIGDADNPDLLLLDEPTNHLDVEGLEVLKRYLLKFQGAFVVVSHDPFFLDHAIASLWEIEDGCLTRYGGNYSYYQEQRRLADEARGRDLEAATKSLNKARRAIEVRETRVARATRASRRAKSEPSRDKFAEGFFQGKAEEGAGRLKKRQEKALAEKQEKISNLTKKKVRKVHLDLETESDLSKRMLVNVSGGVLSVADTPLLQDISLRIEFGDRVVFTGGNGVGKSSLAKTLALIPGPASLLGTLRRGERFQAVYMDQKYQSVRPKLSVLQNILEENSAWTEEDARNHLGRFLFREEAVMKKAEVLSGGETARLALALVTSRPLDLLVLDEPTNNLDIETLEIIAAALQDFRGALIVISHNVRFLAQLGIGRAYKLADGRLRLMKHLPQEEEEFYAELAGEVR
- a CDS encoding PCRF domain-containing protein → MSVEEKKARIEELEAAMQGADFWADKNKAQAAIKELQTLKAEAEGGSAYDKGGAVMTIFAGAGGDDAEDFARMLLAMYQAYIEKRGWGVRTLSSSENDHGGYRSITIEIDGKNIYGTLKNESGVHRLVRLSPFGAKALRQTSFAMVEVIPQFDKADKEALKEDEITIDFTRSGGPGGQNVNKRETAVRIVHLPTKLAVHVDSERSQAQNKEKGLVLLSAKLYKLREEERKSAESGLYVSKTTQAEWGNQIRSYVLHPYKLVKDHRTGVEAHDAEKILDGDLDAFLDAEHNL
- the ftsE gene encoding cell division ATP-binding protein FtsE; protein product: MIYFEGVSKEYPTSGRVVDNVTLSIEPKEFVSIVGQSGAGKTTLLKMLLAEVKPSEGSVFFESTDIHTLRRSEINNLRRRIGTVFQDFRLLPNLTAYENIAFAMEAAGRTDEEIATDVPHVLDLVDLGNKMWNFPHELSGGEKQRVAIARAIINQPDVIIADEPTGNLDPVNTHDVVQILKKINDLGTTVILTTHNKGVIDSLGKRVIVLDNGKLVRDDKHGKYTM
- a CDS encoding ABC transporter permease, which encodes MFFTKLKRVSRAGFVNFWRNSYVSVASVLVMTITLFVIGLLLFVGVVLNASLAELKDKVDINVYFLRSAAETDILAVKSGVEALPEVEKTEYISREQALAEFRERHKDDQLTIQALDELGENPLGAVINIKAREVSQYEGIAKFLESKNALSPGGTQIVDRINYAQNKLAIERLTRIIDAARTLGLTVIIIFGLISILITFNTIRLIVFMSREEISVMRLVGASSMYIRGPFVVEGFMYGVISGIVTLLIFWPLTSWLGPVTENFFSGVNVASYYWHNFFQILLIIMGSGIGLGVVSSYLAVRRYLKI
- a CDS encoding CTP synthase, with the translated sequence MRKKHHKYIFVIGGVMSGVGKGIATSSIGKILQAKGFNVNPIKVDPYLNVDAGTMNPTEHGEVFVLKSGLETDQDMGNYERFMGLSLREEDYITSGMVYRAVIERERNLGYRGKCVEAIPHITDEITRRIEKAADMNGSNVSLIEVGGTVGDYQNALFMEAARVLKVRNPDDVLFVLVSYLPIPNKVGEMKTKPTQNAVRMLNSYGIQPDFIVARSEVALDKKRKEKIAIWCNVPVDRIVSAPDVESIYDVPLNFERDNLGDTILKALKIKKSGRKQSDLVEWQKFVTKIKTVESEVKIAIVGKYFDTGDFVLSDAYLSVIEAIKFSAWHLGKKPVITWLNAKDFEKGKDLSVLKEYDGVIVPGGFGETGIEGKLNAIRYVRENKIPFFGLCYGMQLAVVETARNILGLKDAHTVEINPKTKHPVIDVMPDQKQKIADKNYGGTMRLGSYLAVLKKGTIAHEAYGKELVEERHRHRYEVNPAYVEKIASSGMVFSGVSPDGRLMEIAELPREIHPFFLGTQAHPELQAQPLNPHPLFTEFIKASIAHGKGKTGSKTAKESVKVDVVQKEKVYI